In Stigmatopora nigra isolate UIUO_SnigA chromosome 18, RoL_Snig_1.1, whole genome shotgun sequence, one genomic interval encodes:
- the LOC144211706 gene encoding uncharacterized protein LOC144211706: protein MVYSKSSSGFSDFLGEQCGMEIAVLLLLIAPLTTALPLTPALSRSDKDISIAVDTVEGSGLEKSEEAQKRHVPFLKIVPFRPRELHLDVEAIKRSLSPRLLRLRRAPKGGCKLGTCHVQNLANTLYHISKTSGKDKSHKANDSQGYGR, encoded by the exons ATGGTTTACTCCAAAAGTAGCAGCGGATTTTCTGATTTTCTTGGTG AGCAGTGCGGTATGGAGATAGCTGTTCTGTTGCTTCTAATTGCACCTTTGACTACTGCTTTACCACTCACACCCGCTCTCAG CAGGTCAGACAAAGATATCTCCATCGCAGTGGACACGGTTGAAGGATCAGGCTTGGAAAAGTCAGAGGAGGCTCAGAAGCGGCATGTTCCATTTCTGAAGATTGTGCCTTTTCGCCCAAGAGAACTTCACCTAGACGTGGAGGCAATCAAACGCAG CTTAAGCCCAAGACTCCTCCGTCTAAGACGTGCACCCAAGGGTGGGTGCAAACTGGGAACTTGCCATGTCCAAAACTTGGCCAACACTTTATACCACATCAGCAAAACGAGTGGAAAAGACAAATCCCATAAGGCGAACGACTCCCAGGGTTACGGCAGATAA